Genomic segment of Phreatobacter oligotrophus:
GCCCGCGTGACCCTCGTCACCGGTCCGGTGTCGCTCCCCGATCCGGCTGGCGTCGCGACCGTCCATGTCGAGAGCGCGCGCGAGATGCTGGCGGCGGTGGAGGCGGCCCTTCCCGCGACCGTGGCCATCTTCGCCGCGGCCGTCGCCGACTGGCGTGTCGCGGATGTCGCCGGCGGCAAGATCAAGAAGGGCCCCGGCGGACCGCCTGCGCTGAGCTTCGTCGAGAACCCGGACATTCTCGCCACCATCGCCCATCGCAAGCAGGGGCGGCCGGACCTTGTCGTCGGCTTCGCCGCGGAGACCGAGAACGTCCTCGACAATGCCCGCGCCAAGCTCGCGCGCAAGGGCTGCGACCTCATCGTCGCCAATGACGTGGCCGTCGGCACCGACACGTTCGGCGGCGACTCGAACACCGTGCATCTGGTGGGCGCGAGCGGCGTCGAGACCTGGGCGCGCCAGTCGAAGGACGCCGTTGCCCGCGCCCTCGTGGCCGAACTCGGCCGCCGCCTCGCCAAGGCCTGACGGAACCTCGTGATGACCAGACCCATCGTCCAGATGCGCCACCTGCCCCACGGAGAGGGGCTCCCCGTGCCCCAGCCGCAGACCGAGGGCGCGGCGGGCATGGACCTGACGGCCGCCCTCCCGGCGGACGGCCCGCTGACCCTCGCCCCCGGCGAGCGCACGGCCATTCCGACCGGCCTCGAAATGGCCATCCCCCAGGGCTATGAGGGCCAGGTGAGACCGCGATCGGGCCTTGCCCTGAAGCAGGGCCTGACCGTGCTGAACGCGCCCGGGACCATCGACAGCGATTATCGCGGCGAGGTAAAGGTGATCCTCGTCAACCTCGGCCAAGAGCCCGTGATCATCCGCCGCGGTGATCGCATTGCCCAACTGGTCGTGGCGCCCACCACAATACCACATGTCGAGATCGTGGAAGAATTAAACGAGACCAAGCGTGGAATAGGCGGTTTCGGTTCCACCGGAGTTTAGAAATATTCTTGTTTGCGCTGTGGGCAATGCCCATATGCGTGAAAAGAAGTTCTATTTGAAGCGTCAAGGTTGTTTGTTTAACCCGGGGGCGAAACGACGTCGCCCTCCATCATTTGAGGGACCTATGTCTATTCTGTCACGTCGTGGCCGGCTGGCGATTGCCGCCGTCGTCGATATTGCCGTCCACGCGGTTGACGGACCCGTGTCGGCCAAGGCGCTGGCGGCCCGCCACAACCTGCCGCCCCGCCACCTTGAGCCGCTTCTTCAGGCGCTCGTCCGCTCCGGGATCCTGCGCGGCCTTCGTGGTCCGCGCGGTGGCTACGACGTCGCGCGCGATCGCGCCAAGATCTCCTGCGGCGACATCGTCCGCACGGCGGTGGGCAGCGGCATCGACGAGGTCGACACGCTCTCGCCGCTGATGGAGGCGATCATCGTCCCTGCCATGGCCGAGGCCGAGCGCGACTATTTCGCGCGTCTTGATCGCATCTCCGTGGCCGAGCTTTGCGCCAAGACCCAGGAAGCCCTCGAGGCGATCCCGGGCCTGCTCGAGCCGGCCTGAGCGGCTGAGAGATGATCCGGCGGCGGCCTCGTGCCGCCGCCCCGTTTACGCCGCCTTGGCGAAGACCTGCGACAGCCGGTCCAGCGCGCCGGTCAGCGTTTCGTCCTTCTTGGCGAAGCAGAACCGCACCACCGAGGTCACCGGCGTCTCCGCGTAGAAGGCCGAGACCGGAATGGCGGCGACGCCATGGTCGCGCACCAGCGCCTTGCAGAAGGCGACGTCGTCGGTGATGCCGGCCGAGGCGAGATCCACATTGATGAAATAGGTCGCCGCGCTCGGCAGCACCTGGAAACCGGCAGCGTCGAGCCCGGCGTGGAACAGGTCGCGCGCCCGCTGCAGTTCGGCCCGCATGTCAGCGAAATAGGCATCGTCCTTGGCAAGGCCATAGGCCACCGCCGCCTGCAGGTTCGGCGGGGTGGTGAAGGTCAGGAACTGATGGGCCTTCGAGAGAACCTTCATGATCGCCGGTGCGGCGACGACAAAGCCCACCTTCCAGCCGGTGAGCGAGAAGATCTTGCCAGCCGAGCCGATCTTCACCGAGCGCTCGCGCAGCGACGGGACGGCGAGGACCGAGAGGTGCTTCTGCCCGTCGAACATGACGTGCTCCCACACCTCGTCCGAGACGACCGTGGCGCCGAACTTGGCGCAGAAGCGCCCCAGCAGGTCCAGGTCCTCGCGCGGGAAGACCGAGGCCGCCGGGTTCAGCGGATTGTTGAGGAGGACCACGCGCGTGCGGTCGCTGAAGACCGCCGCCAGATCCTCCTCGGTGAAACGCCAGTGCGGCGGGCGCAGGGTCACGAAACGCGGCACGCCGCCGGCCCGCCGTACCAGCGGCAGGTAGGCGTCATACATCGGCTGGAACAGCACGACCTCGTCGCCGGGCTTGATCAGCGAGAACAGCGCGCCGGCGAGGGCCTCGGTCGCGCCGGAGGTGATCATCACCTCCTGCTGCGGATCGATGGTGAGGCCCTGATGGTGGCGATAATGGTCGGCGACAGCCTGCCTGAGCTCCGGCAGGCCCATCATCGGCGGATACTGGTTCCACCCCGAGACCACCGCCTCGGCCGCCTTCTGGCGCACGTCGAGCGGCCCGGGATCGTCGGGGAAGCCCTGGCCGAGATTGATGGCGCCGGTCTCGCGCGCCATCTGCGACATGACCTCGAAGACGGTGGTCGGCAGGTCGGCGAAAATCGGGTTCATCGGACACACCCCGGCGCGGCGTTCGGTTCAAAGAACGAAGTGATCGCTATGCCGAAATCGCGCCGGAGAGTCAAACCCGCGGCGTCAGGCCGGGCGGGCAACGAAGGTCATGCGATGTGGCGTCAGGCCGAGATTGGGCTCATGGCGCGCCGCCTGGAACCCCGCGCCAGCGAAGAGCGCCAGCATGTCCGCCTCGGCATAGGTCGAGAGCCCCAGTTCGCTGCGCAGCTTGCGATAGGGCGACACCGCGGTGGCCACGAGACCGGCGACGGCCGCGGGCAGATAGCCATGGCGCAGCGCGTTGCGCAGGAGCGACAGCACATCCGGCACCATGCCCGCATCCGGCGGGATGACGTCGGCGATGACGAGGCGACCGGAGGGCTTCAGCTTGGCGCGGAACCGCCCGATCAGCGCCACGAGGTCCTCGCGCGACAGGTACTGGATCAGCGAGGAGACGACGATGAGATCGGCGGTGCCATCGGGCAGCGCCGCGTCGAGATCCTCCGGCAGTGCGAAGGCGACATGGCCGAGGCTGCCGAACCGCTCGCGCAGCTTCGCCACCACCGACGGCGCGCCATCGCAGAGCACGAGCCTGCCGACCGCAGCGGCCACACGCGGCGTCTCCAGCGCCTCGCCGCAGGCATAGTCGAGCACGGTCGCCTCCGGCCCGAGGCCCGCCAGCCGGACATGGTCGAGGATGCCATCGGCGATGGCGGCGTAATGCACCGCCTTGTGCCGGTCGGAGACGTAGATGGCGTGTTCGCCGTCCCAGAAGGAGCGCCAGTCGGCCATCATGCGGCTCCGGACATCACTTGGCGGAACTCGCGAACTTGTCGGTCAGCGCCATCAGCACGCCGGAGACGACGAAGGTGACGTGGATGACCACCAGCCACATCATCTCGCGGTCGGACATGGCCGAGACGTTCATGAAGGCCTTGAGCAGATGGATCGCCGAGATCGCCACGATCGAGGCGAGCAGCTTCATCTTCAGGGCCGAGAAATCGATCGAGCCCATCCATTCCGGCCGGTCCTTGGTGGGCACGTGCTCCATCTTGGAGACGAAGTTCTCGTAGCCCGAGAACACCACCATGATCACGAGGTTTCCCGCCAGCGACAGGTCGATGAGGGTGAGGATGCCGAGGATGACGTCGGATTCCTTCGCCGTCGGAATCTTCGTCACGAAGACCGCGAGGTCGCGCAGGAACACGATCATCAGCGCGAACAGGCCGATCATCAGCCCGACATAGAAGGGCGCCATCAGCCAGCGGCTGGCGAACAGGGCGCGCTCGACACCGCGCTCCACCTTCTCGGCGGAGGTCTGCGCGGGAACCACGCTCTGGTCGCTCATGGATCGGGTCTCGTCGGCGAGGGGAACAGGGACGGATGCAGTTATTCGCCCTCGCCGAACCGGTCGGCGACGAGGGCGGCGAGAGCCTCGACCGCCTCCTCGGCATCGGGGCCGGTGGCGGTGAGGGTGACGGAGGTGCCGATGCCGGCGGCCAGCATCATCAACCCCATGATCGAACGGGCGTCCACCGTCTCACCGGCGCGCGACACCTTGATGGTGGCGTCGAACCGGTCGGCGCAGGACACGAACTTGGCCGAGGCCCGCGCATGCAGGCCCCGCTTGTTGATGATCGGCAGCTCGCGCACCACCGCACCCGCGGTGGAAGCCGTCGCGGCGGAGCCGCCGATGTCGCCCTGGCCCATGAGACGTCCTAACCCCTCGCCGCGGTCCGCCGGAGACGGCCACAGCCGTGCCACTCACCTGGGCACCTGGAGGTCATACTAGCCACCGCGCCGCTCCGATCTCAATGACCTGCGAGCACGCGGCTGGCGATGTTGATGTATTTGCGCCCCGCCTCCTGGGCGTGGAGAACCGCTTCCTGCAGCGGCTTCTCCGCCCGGACGGTTGCCAGCTTCACCAGCATCGGCAGGTTGATGCCGGCGATGACCTCGACCGGCCGCCCGCTCATCACCGAAATGGCGAGGTTGGAGGGCGTGCCGCCAAACATGTCGGTCAGCACCGCGACGCCGTCGCCGGAATCGACCTGGTCGACCGCCGCGATGATGTCGCGCCGGCGCTGGTCCATGTCGTCGCTCGGACCGATGGCGATGGTCTCCACCTGGCGCTGGGGACCCACGACATGTTCCATGGCATGGCGGAATTCGACGGCCAGTTGGCCGTGCGTCACGATCACGAGACCGATCATCAGGCACTCCGCGCGCGGCAGGCCGCGCGCTCGCTCACGAGGGAGGGTGATAATTTGATCATCTGGCCGGCGGGCGCAAGGGCAAGGGCGTTAACGATACGCCCCCGGGTGCGGCGCAGCAAGGACCGCGGCTGGGATGCGACACCATGAGATGGCTGATGCCACGACCGGCAGGGGGTCGACGCCCGCGGCCACCGGCAGGCGCGCCACGCTGACGCCGGCGATGACGGTGGAGAGGGCGGTCTCCTCCGGCATCCGCGCCGCATCCTCTGCGCCGAGATCGACGACCAGGCCGACGACGGCGCTGCTCTCGAAGAGAACCGGCTGCACCCCCACCCCGCGCCGCTCGGCAAGGCCGGCGATCGCGGCGGGCGCGGACACGACCAGCCGCCCGCCCGAGGCTGCAAGGTGGACGCGGTCATCGGCGACGAGCCGGGCGAAGAAGGACGGATCAGCCTCGGCCAGCGCGACCAGCCGCAGCGCGAGGCTGGTCTTGCCGGACCCCGGGGCGCCACGGACCAGCACGGCCTTCGCGCCGACAAGCACAGCGCTGGCGTGGATGCTCGGCTCCATGGCCCGTCAGGCGGCCGGCAGGCGAACGACGAAGCGCGCGCCCGCCGGGATCGGCTCGCCCTCCTCGTCGAGGCGGCCGGGCCGGTTCTCGGCCCAGATCTTGCCGCCATGGGCCTCGATGATCTGCTTGGAGATGGACAGGCCGAGGCCCGAATTCTGGCCGTAATCCTGATGCGGCCGATCGGTGTAGAAGCGCTCGAAGATCCGCTGCAGCGCGTCCTCGCGGATGCCAGGGCCGTCATCCTCGACGACGATCTCGACGATGCCCTTGAGCTTCTTGGCGGTGACCCGCACCTCGCCATCCCGCGGCGAGAAGGAGCGGGCATTGTCGATGAGGTTGGTCACCACCTGGCTGATGCGGCTGTCATGGCCCGGCACGATGAACTCGCCAGCCTTGCCGCCCTCGAAGGCGAGCCGCACCGATGCCTCGCCGTCCTTGCGCACCTCGTTGGCGATGGTGACGAGGGTGCCGAGCAGCTTCGTCAGGTCGACCCGCGTCGATTCCTGGCGCTGGAGCTCGGCATCGAGCCGGCTCGCGTCGGAAATGTCGGTGATGAGGCGGTCGAGCCGCTTCA
This window contains:
- the dut gene encoding dUTP diphosphatase encodes the protein MTRPIVQMRHLPHGEGLPVPQPQTEGAAGMDLTAALPADGPLTLAPGERTAIPTGLEMAIPQGYEGQVRPRSGLALKQGLTVLNAPGTIDSDYRGEVKVILVNLGQEPVIIRRGDRIAQLVVAPTTIPHVEIVEELNETKRGIGGFGSTGV
- a CDS encoding RrF2 family transcriptional regulator; the encoded protein is MSILSRRGRLAIAAVVDIAVHAVDGPVSAKALAARHNLPPRHLEPLLQALVRSGILRGLRGPRGGYDVARDRAKISCGDIVRTAVGSGIDEVDTLSPLMEAIIVPAMAEAERDYFARLDRISVAELCAKTQEALEAIPGLLEPA
- a CDS encoding aminotransferase codes for the protein MNPIFADLPTTVFEVMSQMARETGAINLGQGFPDDPGPLDVRQKAAEAVVSGWNQYPPMMGLPELRQAVADHYRHHQGLTIDPQQEVMITSGATEALAGALFSLIKPGDEVVLFQPMYDAYLPLVRRAGGVPRFVTLRPPHWRFTEEDLAAVFSDRTRVVLLNNPLNPAASVFPREDLDLLGRFCAKFGATVVSDEVWEHVMFDGQKHLSVLAVPSLRERSVKIGSAGKIFSLTGWKVGFVVAAPAIMKVLSKAHQFLTFTTPPNLQAAVAYGLAKDDAYFADMRAELQRARDLFHAGLDAAGFQVLPSAATYFINVDLASAGITDDVAFCKALVRDHGVAAIPVSAFYAETPVTSVVRFCFAKKDETLTGALDRLSQVFAKAA
- a CDS encoding class I SAM-dependent methyltransferase; its protein translation is MADWRSFWDGEHAIYVSDRHKAVHYAAIADGILDHVRLAGLGPEATVLDYACGEALETPRVAAAVGRLVLCDGAPSVVAKLRERFGSLGHVAFALPEDLDAALPDGTADLIVVSSLIQYLSREDLVALIGRFRAKLKPSGRLVIADVIPPDAGMVPDVLSLLRNALRHGYLPAAVAGLVATAVSPYRKLRSELGLSTYAEADMLALFAGAGFQAARHEPNLGLTPHRMTFVARPA
- a CDS encoding TIGR00645 family protein encodes the protein MSDQSVVPAQTSAEKVERGVERALFASRWLMAPFYVGLMIGLFALMIVFLRDLAVFVTKIPTAKESDVILGILTLIDLSLAGNLVIMVVFSGYENFVSKMEHVPTKDRPEWMGSIDFSALKMKLLASIVAISAIHLLKAFMNVSAMSDREMMWLVVIHVTFVVSGVLMALTDKFASSAK
- a CDS encoding HPr family phosphocarrier protein, which translates into the protein MGQGDIGGSAATASTAGAVVRELPIINKRGLHARASAKFVSCADRFDATIKVSRAGETVDARSIMGLMMLAAGIGTSVTLTATGPDAEEAVEALAALVADRFGEGE
- a CDS encoding PTS sugar transporter subunit IIA, with translation MIGLVIVTHGQLAVEFRHAMEHVVGPQRQVETIAIGPSDDMDQRRRDIIAAVDQVDSGDGVAVLTDMFGGTPSNLAISVMSGRPVEVIAGINLPMLVKLATVRAEKPLQEAVLHAQEAGRKYINIASRVLAGH
- a CDS encoding HPr kinase/phosphorylase, with product MEPSIHASAVLVGAKAVLVRGAPGSGKTSLALRLVALAEADPSFFARLVADDRVHLAASGGRLVVSAPAAIAGLAERRGVGVQPVLFESSAVVGLVVDLGAEDAARMPEETALSTVIAGVSVARLPVAAGVDPLPVVASAISWCRIPAAVLAAPHPGAYR